A part of Eubacterium sp. AB3007 genomic DNA contains:
- a CDS encoding C69 family dipeptidase, whose translation MRLKRMISTVFLSFTLILTMSASAFACTSIYVGSDVSENGNVYVGRSEDYTNNYNKMLGVAPATEHKAGDMFVDCNGFQWRYPSKTYAYTYIKESPKINPDETVFDNDGNPQGEPYAAGCVNEKGVYITATVTTSYNNSAKAADPLVSNGIAEVSIPSVLMANAASAKEAVDLLARIIDEKGSGECYFILIGDGKETWGFDCVAGHQYVATRLPSDQVGFNPNIMLIGEVDVTDTENVVASKELVSLPEEKGFLKKGKSGKIHVASTYSRSFQNTRYWQGAYYMDPEQAEKIDLNQVNADNPLPTMMTPNRKLTALETIRFLGYRGEGTKYDGNVNPRLSSIGNNRHTECHVFETRKGFPLEMTTIEWVTPADAEFGIFLPYYGAMITDVHDAYKVDSVSYVPNSVNWNANVINDLCDKNRANHVGDGIKEYFVKYQASLIEQQAKVDKDMLTIYEYDPALAKKAATDIGKEQAEQYMKVTDSVVEELRAYVAAGDFSKPLKVTMAEKNVMPDYKVPAEYLLTVAQGKLDKANDKINALQKELKQSKDKSAKEIKELKKQLKAAKEEATKSNKTLKKIAKQLKVKKLKVKSKSRKATVKFKAVSGVTAYQIQYKQKGKKWADLTKSTTKTKVKSKKLKKGKKYTFRVRTITKVDGKNVYGKWATKKVKIK comes from the coding sequence ATGAGATTGAAGAGAATGATAAGCACGGTGTTCCTGTCATTCACGCTGATCCTGACGATGAGTGCCTCTGCGTTTGCATGTACCAGTATTTACGTCGGATCGGACGTCAGTGAGAACGGGAATGTCTATGTAGGGCGTAGCGAAGATTACACGAACAACTATAACAAGATGCTGGGGGTCGCTCCTGCCACAGAGCACAAAGCCGGCGACATGTTCGTCGACTGCAACGGATTTCAGTGGCGGTATCCGAGCAAGACCTATGCATATACCTATATCAAGGAAAGTCCGAAGATCAACCCGGATGAAACCGTTTTCGATAACGATGGAAACCCGCAGGGAGAGCCTTATGCGGCAGGATGCGTGAATGAGAAGGGCGTCTACATCACGGCGACCGTGACAACGAGTTATAACAACAGCGCAAAGGCCGCAGATCCTCTGGTCAGCAATGGCATCGCGGAGGTCTCCATTCCGTCTGTGCTCATGGCCAATGCTGCGTCCGCCAAGGAGGCGGTAGATCTGCTGGCAAGGATAATCGACGAGAAGGGGAGCGGAGAGTGCTATTTCATCCTGATCGGAGATGGAAAAGAAACCTGGGGGTTTGACTGCGTAGCCGGGCATCAGTATGTGGCCACCAGACTTCCCAGCGATCAGGTCGGGTTCAATCCGAACATCATGCTGATCGGCGAGGTGGATGTCACAGATACCGAGAATGTGGTCGCTTCCAAGGAGCTGGTCAGCCTTCCTGAGGAGAAGGGGTTCCTGAAGAAGGGAAAGAGCGGAAAGATCCATGTCGCATCGACTTACAGCAGGAGTTTTCAGAACACCAGATACTGGCAGGGAGCCTACTACATGGATCCAGAGCAGGCCGAGAAGATCGATCTGAATCAGGTCAACGCAGACAACCCGCTTCCGACCATGATGACCCCGAACCGGAAACTGACAGCGCTGGAGACGATACGCTTCCTGGGATACCGGGGAGAGGGTACAAAGTACGACGGGAATGTGAACCCAAGGCTTTCCAGCATTGGAAACAACCGCCATACAGAGTGCCATGTTTTCGAGACCAGAAAGGGATTCCCTCTGGAGATGACGACGATCGAATGGGTCACACCGGCAGATGCGGAGTTCGGTATTTTCCTGCCGTATTACGGCGCGATGATCACCGATGTCCACGATGCCTACAAGGTGGACAGTGTTTCCTACGTGCCCAATTCGGTCAACTGGAACGCGAACGTGATCAACGATCTGTGTGACAAGAACAGAGCCAATCACGTTGGAGACGGCATCAAGGAATATTTTGTGAAATACCAGGCAAGCCTGATCGAGCAGCAGGCCAAGGTCGACAAGGATATGCTCACGATCTATGAGTACGATCCCGCACTGGCCAAGAAAGCCGCTACCGATATTGGGAAGGAGCAGGCGGAGCAGTACATGAAAGTGACCGACTCTGTCGTTGAGGAGCTTCGAGCCTATGTGGCTGCCGGAGATTTCAGCAAGCCGCTGAAGGTCACCATGGCGGAGAAGAACGTGATGCCGGATTATAAGGTTCCCGCGGAATATCTGCTGACTGTGGCACAGGGCAAGCTGGACAAGGCGAATGATAAGATCAACGCCCTCCAGAAGGAACTTAAACAGTCGAAGGACAAGAGCGCGAAAGAGATCAAGGAGCTGAAGAAGCAGCTTAAGGCGGCAAAGGAAGAAGCCACCAAGTCGAACAAGACGCTGAAAAAAATAGCGAAACAGCTGAAAGTCAAGAAACTGAAGGTCAAGTCGAAGTCCAGGAAGGCGACCGTGAAGTTCAAGGCGGTCTCCGGCGTTACTGCTTACCAGATCCAGTACAAGCAGAAGGGCAAGAAATGGGCAGATCTGACCAAGTCCACTACCAAGACCAAGGTCAAGAGCAAGAAACTGAAAAAAGGCAAGAAATACACCTTCCGTGTCCGGACCATCACAAAGGTAGATGGTAAGAACGTTTACGGGAAGTGGGCAACCAAGAAAGTAAAGATCAAATAA